A genomic window from Manduca sexta isolate Smith_Timp_Sample1 chromosome 5, JHU_Msex_v1.0, whole genome shotgun sequence includes:
- the LOC115454598 gene encoding UDP-glucuronosyltransferase 2B7-like: MPKNKSTDTARILGMYPMPSICHQVVFSALTLELAKRGQELVVITPNPALPKDRSKDNVTEIDTELKALLRDKTQKFNFVIAEGFLNPNHIIAKIFDAPLIVFSSAQVFPEVFEMTDLLKSEFGAEVPIVDKLKGLVSLMLLNCFPIFDNNRPVPPDVLYLGGLHLQSVKEISKVIKYYLDSSKRGEVYVSLETNVQTSLMGKNLFDVFINALREIPYDILWKFDGDNLENVPDTVSIQK, encoded by the exons atgCCCAAAAACAAGTCGACCG ACACCGCGAGGATTTTGGGGATGTATCCAATGCCTTCGATCTGTCACCAAGTGGTGTTCTCAGCCCTGACCCTGGAATTGGCGAAGCGAGGACAGGAGTTGGTGGTTATAACACCAAACCCAGCCTTACCAAAAGACAGATCGAAGGATAACGtaacagaaatagacactg AATTGAAAGCGCTATTAAGAGACAAAACTCAGAAATTTAACTTCGTCATTGCAGAAGGATTTCTAAATCCTAATCACATTATCGCAAAAATCTTTGATGCTCCATTGATAGTATTCTCGTCTGCGCAAGTATTTCCTGAAGTATTTGAAATGACAG ATTTGCTGAAGAGTGAGTTTGGAGCAGAGGTCCCGATAGTTGATAAACTAAAAGGTCTTGTGTCCTTAAtgcttttaaattgttttcctatatttgataataatcgTCCTGTGCCTCCTGACGTTTTATATTTAGGAGGTTTGCATCTGCAATCCGTAAAAGAAATATCCAAGGTAAT taaatattatttggatAGCTCAAAACGTGGCGAGGTGTACGTCAGTTTAGAAACCAATGTTCAAACTTCACTGATGGGTAAgaatttatttgatgtttttataaacgCCTTAAGAGAGATACCTTATGATATTTTATGGAAATTTGATGGAGACAATCTTGAAAATGTCCCGGATACTGTGAGTATACAGAAATGA